From one Thalassobaculum sp. OXR-137 genomic stretch:
- a CDS encoding adenylate/guanylate cyclase domain-containing protein yields MSTTAEVLRDREAKGVALFITLEIVGLAALTAGILLFVSRAMPLSVLAVSLPGILVLAGLLFRVRRRRWVTRAGLVAVLVSILATGPFVFLEWEGTGTAAAYLAKTGYPMGLILLVLTATTLQPIYPAIVTVLLALFHGLLIGLALDDPSTVLATLATWQEHVMGPALHLGRTANEMAFLLATGAIVTFSTWIARRTVMSAARLEQAAGQLSRYFSPEVAERVATADPDFLRPGGSLRFVAVLVSDIGGFTALSASIGPDATMRFLADYQKRMTEVIFRNGGSVDKFIGDGILATFGATGTMPSPCERAVATAQGMMAALHDLNADRAAAGEPPVTHRIGVHAGEAMVGNVGSEDRLEFTVIGDVVNLTNRIEQACKQTGDAVLLSRAVLEACPDVTGTSRGCVPLPGVETPPELFALTPPADRETA; encoded by the coding sequence GTGAGCACGACCGCCGAGGTCCTGCGCGACCGCGAGGCGAAGGGCGTCGCCCTGTTCATCACCCTGGAGATCGTCGGCCTCGCCGCCCTCACCGCCGGCATCCTGCTGTTCGTGTCCCGGGCCATGCCGCTGTCGGTGCTGGCGGTCTCGCTGCCGGGCATTCTCGTGCTGGCCGGGCTTCTGTTTCGGGTACGCCGTCGGCGGTGGGTGACCCGGGCCGGTCTGGTGGCCGTCCTGGTGTCGATCCTCGCCACCGGGCCGTTCGTGTTTCTGGAGTGGGAGGGAACCGGAACCGCCGCCGCCTATCTGGCGAAGACCGGTTATCCCATGGGCCTGATCCTGCTGGTTCTGACCGCCACGACCCTCCAGCCGATCTATCCCGCCATCGTCACGGTTCTGCTGGCGCTGTTCCACGGGCTCCTGATCGGTCTCGCTCTGGACGATCCGAGCACCGTGCTTGCGACTCTCGCCACCTGGCAGGAGCATGTGATGGGACCGGCCCTGCATCTAGGCCGGACGGCGAACGAGATGGCCTTCCTGCTGGCCACCGGCGCGATCGTCACCTTCTCCACCTGGATCGCCCGGCGCACGGTCATGTCCGCCGCCCGTCTGGAACAGGCGGCGGGGCAACTCAGCCGGTACTTCTCGCCGGAGGTGGCGGAGCGCGTGGCGACGGCCGATCCCGACTTCCTGCGTCCGGGCGGCAGCCTGCGCTTCGTCGCGGTGCTGGTGTCCGATATCGGCGGCTTCACCGCTCTGTCCGCCTCAATCGGGCCGGACGCGACCATGCGGTTTCTGGCCGACTACCAGAAGCGGATGACCGAGGTGATCTTCCGTAACGGCGGCTCGGTCGACAAGTTCATCGGCGACGGCATCCTCGCCACCTTCGGGGCCACCGGGACGATGCCCTCGCCCTGCGAGCGCGCAGTCGCCACCGCCCAGGGAATGATGGCGGCGCTGCACGACCTGAACGCCGACCGCGCCGCCGCCGGCGAGCCGCCGGTCACCCACCGCATCGGCGTGCACGCCGGCGAGGCGATGGTCGGCAATGTCGGCAGCGAGGACCGACTTGAGTTCACGGTGATCGGCGACGTGGTCAATCTGACGAACCGGATCGAGCAGGCCTGCAAGCAGACCGGCGATGCGGTGCTGCTGTCGCGCGCCGTGCTGGAGGCCTGTCCCGACGTGACGGGGACGTCCCGCGGGTGCGTGCCGCTTCCCGGCGTCGAGACGCCGCCGGAGCTCTTCGCCCTGACGCCTCCGGCCGACCGGGAGACCGCATGA
- a CDS encoding MFS transporter yields MTSLRLIALDWRLLAFGFLMSFSSSFGQTYFISLFSAEFREAFDLTHGGFGSLYSAATLTSGILLLWAGGLIDRFDLRLFGAFVLVGIAAASAFASATAGPATLVVVLFLLRFFGQGLASHTAVTAVARYAEPGVRGRSVSLAALGFPVGEAIWPTAAVALIALIGWRWTYGAAGLLALLVFLPVAMVLLATHGRRHADLMAKTVDDGTDGGLRQWTRGEVMRDPTFLWSLTAVLAPSFIVTGILFHQVHLTETKGWDLSVFATGYVAYAACQIAVALVTGPAIDRIGARRVARVYLAPMVIGLVLLGVSDTVWSGLIFLAMCGATSGASSTLLGTLWAEIYGVRHLGAIRALVTACSVVSSALSPALMGWGLDAGIAIDAIALACAVYVVLGIGVLWVLFTRRGIASGR; encoded by the coding sequence ATGACGTCCCTGCGCCTGATCGCCCTGGATTGGCGGCTGTTGGCGTTCGGCTTTCTGATGTCGTTCTCCTCCAGCTTCGGACAGACCTACTTCATCTCCCTGTTCTCCGCCGAATTCCGGGAGGCGTTCGACCTCACCCATGGTGGGTTCGGCAGCCTCTATTCGGCGGCGACGCTGACCAGCGGGATCCTGCTGCTCTGGGCAGGAGGGCTGATCGACCGGTTCGACCTGCGGCTGTTCGGCGCTTTCGTGCTGGTCGGCATCGCCGCGGCCTCCGCCTTCGCCTCGGCGACGGCCGGGCCGGCGACCCTGGTGGTCGTGCTCTTTCTGCTGCGATTCTTCGGCCAGGGGCTGGCGAGCCACACGGCGGTCACAGCCGTCGCCCGGTATGCGGAGCCCGGGGTGCGCGGCCGGTCGGTCAGCCTCGCCGCGCTCGGCTTTCCGGTCGGCGAGGCGATCTGGCCGACCGCGGCGGTCGCGCTGATCGCGCTGATCGGCTGGCGCTGGACCTATGGCGCGGCCGGGCTTCTGGCGCTGCTGGTGTTCCTGCCGGTCGCCATGGTCCTGCTGGCGACCCACGGACGGCGCCACGCCGACCTGATGGCGAAGACGGTCGACGACGGGACCGATGGCGGGCTGCGTCAATGGACCCGCGGGGAGGTGATGCGCGATCCCACATTCCTGTGGTCGCTGACGGCGGTGCTGGCGCCCTCCTTCATCGTCACCGGCATCCTGTTCCACCAGGTCCATCTGACGGAAACCAAGGGGTGGGATCTGTCGGTCTTCGCGACCGGCTACGTCGCCTACGCCGCCTGTCAGATCGCCGTCGCCCTGGTCACCGGTCCGGCCATCGACCGGATCGGCGCCCGCCGCGTGGCCCGGGTCTATCTGGCGCCCATGGTGATCGGGCTGGTGCTGCTCGGCGTGTCGGACACGGTCTGGTCCGGCCTGATCTTTCTCGCCATGTGCGGGGCGACGTCGGGTGCGTCCTCGACCCTGCTCGGCACCTTGTGGGCGGAGATCTACGGCGTTCGGCATCTGGGGGCGATCCGCGCGCTGGTGACGGCCTGCTCGGTGGTCTCCAGCGCCCTGTCGCCGGCGCTCATGGGCTGGGGCCTAGATGCGGGGATCGCCATCGACGCGATCGCCCTGGCTTGCGCCGTCTACGTGGTCCTGGGCATCGGCGTCCTCTGGGTGCTGTTCACCCGCCGCGGGATCGCCTCCGGCCGATAG
- a CDS encoding DUF1330 domain-containing protein encodes MAKAYWISAYRKVKDADKLAAYAKLAGPAITAGGGTFLARGMPAKTYEAGLAERTVLIEFPSVEAAVATHDSPAYKEALDALGDGAERDMRIVEGAE; translated from the coding sequence ATGGCGAAGGCCTACTGGATTTCCGCGTATCGCAAGGTGAAGGACGCCGACAAGCTCGCCGCCTATGCCAAGCTGGCCGGCCCGGCGATCACCGCCGGCGGCGGCACCTTCCTGGCCCGCGGCATGCCGGCCAAGACCTACGAGGCCGGTCTGGCCGAACGCACGGTCCTGATCGAGTTCCCCAGCGTCGAGGCGGCTGTCGCCACCCATGACAGCCCGGCCTACAAGGAAGCGTTGGACGCGCTGGGCGACGGCGCCGAGCGCGACATGCGGATCGTCGAGGGTGCGGAGTAA